One genomic window of Cannabis sativa cultivar Pink pepper isolate KNU-18-1 chromosome 2, ASM2916894v1, whole genome shotgun sequence includes the following:
- the LOC115718627 gene encoding uncharacterized protein LOC115718627 — MGEKMGEKKKHKSEKHKEKTNGHEKDDKEFPEDEEDTKKITDEVAETIKTTCLEGEDSTNEKAIEQKELKEKKKKHKKDKKKKEGIAGISSSGENCEDDEMDGHELNKNFQDTSAVSSQVQQVEKEKKKKKKKKEGVDGISSSRENVEDEVVKVQECNVVNDEMDRAEKKKNKKDRADGISSSGENAANCEMEELVKGQGYNKNCQETSVVDMDVEHAEKKKKKKRKREKDDGDNEVKNSETDVQNLSKKKRKRENVPIEEAIADNLGTEDKLDDVVHASDEGKKKVKSTKRGEGDSKEDDSKKDKKKKAKAAKQVSDGKGNKQKVRTKKDSKTIETSENLSPQGKSKRVTFSDHVEVFSPSDSPSVQSRQVGGLVQGKRFTPEEDELVKAAVLGYIEERGLGDAGLDMVLNCKSHREVKNCWKTIALALPWRPRYSVYYRAHMIFERSDIHKWTPEEYECVLNFHKEHGADWKKLSKQLNKHRLHVKDTFRRIKFTGVNKGRWSQDEYSKLFDLVNMDLRLRASEQKRVKHGMLRDNICWEIISKKLSTRHHVGCCSKWYKQLTSPMVVEGLWDDTDDHRLIDSLSDLDAACIEDVDWDNLLEHRTGDICRKRWHQMVKHIGDHVNKPFSEQVEVLSKRYSFDVLEAREEYNSKEPVDC, encoded by the coding sequence ATGGGCGAGAAAATGGGAGAGAAGAAAAAGCATAAAAGTGAGAAGCACAAGGAGAAAACAAATGGGCATGAAAAGGATGACAAGGAATTTCCGGAAGATGAAGAGGATACCAAAAAGATTACTGATGAAGTTGCGGAAACTATAAAGACAACTTGCTTAGAAGGCGAAGACAGTACAAATGAAAAAGCAATTGAGCAAAAGGAactaaaagagaagaagaaaaagcacAAGAAggataagaaaaagaaagagggAATTGCTGGAATATCATCTTCGGGTGAGAACTGTGAGGATGATGAAATGGATGGGCATGAGCTTAACAAGAATTTCCAAGACACTTCTGCAGTGAGTAGCCAGGTACAGCAGgttgaaaaggaaaaaaagaagaagaagaagaagaaggaaggagTTGATGGAATATCTTCGTCGAGGGAGAATGTTGAGGATGAGGTAGTCAAGGTGCAGGAATGCAATGTAGTGAATGACGAGATGGACCGTGctgaaaagaaaaagaacaagAAAGACAGAGCTGATGGAATATCCTCTTCGGGTGAAAATGCTGCGAATTGTGAAATGGAAGAATTAGTTAAAGGGCAAGGATACAACAAGAATTGCCAAGAAACTTCTGTAGTGGATATGGATGTAGAACATgcggaaaagaaaaagaaaaagaaaagaaagagggaAAAAGATGATGGTGATAATGAGGTAAAGAACAGCGAGACAGATGTACAAAACCtctcaaaaaagaaaagaaagagggaAAATGTGCCCATAGAGGAAGCTATTGCTGACAATCTGGGTACTGAAGATAAATTGGATGATGTTGTTCATGCTAGTGATGAGGGCAAGAAGAAGGTCAAGTCAACCAAACGTGGTGAAGGAGATAGTAAGGAAGATGATTCCAAGAAAGACaagaagaagaaagccaaaGCAGCAAAGCAAGTTTCAGATGGAAAAGGTAACAAGCAAAAGGTAAGAACAAAAAAAGATAGCAAGACTATCGAGACATCTGAGAATCTTTCACCACAAGGTAAATCTAAGAGAGTTACTTTTTCTGATCATGTGGAGGTTTTTTCACCATCTGATAGTCCAAGTGTACAGAGTAGGCAAGTGGGAGGCCTAGTACAAGGTAAGCGCTTCACACcagaagaagatgagttggtcAAAGCTGCAGTTTTGGGATACATAGAAGAGCGCGGTTTAGGTGATGCGGGTTTAGACATGGTTCTCAATTGCAAATCACATCGTGAAGTGAAAAATTGCTGGAAGACAATAGCCTTAGCTCTACCTTGGAGGCCACGCTATAGCGTGTATTATCGAGCCCACATGATCTTTGAAAGGAGTGATATTCACAAATGGACTCCCGAAGAGTACGAGTGTGTTTTAAATTTTCACAAAGAACATGGAGCAGATTGGAAGAAGCTGTCGAAACAGTTAAACAAACATAGACTACATGTCAAAGATACATTTCGAAGAATCAAATTCACTGGAGTGAACAAAGGGCGTTGGAGCCAAGACGAGTACTCAAAACTATTTGATTTAGTCAACATGGACCTACGTTTGAGGGCGTCTGAACAAAAGAGAGTCAAGCATGGCATGTTGCGGGATAATATTTGTTGGGAAATAATTAGTAAGAAGTTGTCCACCAGGCACCATGTTGGATGCTGCTCAAAATGGTACAAACAATTAACATCACCAATGGTGGTTGAAGGGTTGTGGGATGACACCGATGACCACCGCCTGATTGATAGTCTCAGCGACTTGGATGCTGCCTGCATCGAAGATGTGGACTGGGATAATTTGCTTGAGCATAGGACAGGGGATATTTGTCGAAAGCGATGGCATCAAATGGTGAAACATATTGGTGACCATGTGAACAAGCCATTCTCTGAACAAGTTGAAGTTCTATCGAAGCGATATTCTTTTGATGTCCTTGAAGCAAGGGAGGAATATAACAGCAAGGAACCAGTTGACTGTTAA
- the LOC115719237 gene encoding putative RNA polymerase II subunit B1 CTD phosphatase RPAP2 homolog — MAKNQPPLSVKDAVYRIQLSLLQGVANENQLSTAGSVISRSDYNDVVTERALANLCGNPLCSKPLPSDRPRKSRYRISLKEHKVYDLQETYMYCSSDCVVNSGTFGRSLNEERCSILDSSKIDAVLALIGDSSSKNEVGLGKDGDLGFSKLTIKENTETHDGKLNLEDWAGPSNAIEGYVPQRERNFKSVGSKISKKGSKAKNPVLINDMEFSSTLFTEVEYTVSKTPLSSKNTGFDIQLKEPQEKLGKKTENQFTLLDTSFNPMSSDLETKTKQMEVGSCKAVSRDELGIQEMPSTSASSQLGSHSSSEKVGEVSHKVTGATLKSSLKASRKNKLSRSVTWADEKSDSCGKSNLCEVREIEDKKEATSILGKKGKVPLKPSGSLKAGTSMSWAGENCDTKVCKDAYEVREIKDLNQTSDMLSMDIGDGDVLRLASAEACVNALNEASEAVSAGEFEVSDAMSEAGIIILPHPEDANGGVSLEDKDTSEPEKAPSKWPKKPVNQHSDVFNREDSWFDTPPEGFSLTLSHFAQMWNALFTWTTSSTLAYIYGRDESVHEEYLSVNGKEYPQKIALGDGRSSEIKQTLAGSLARALPGLVADLRLPVPVSSLEQGMGRLLETMSFVDALPPFRIKQWQVIVLLLIEALSVFRLPALTPHMTNQRVLFHKVLDGAQISAAEYEIMKDLMLPLGGTPHFSDQNGVLNERT; from the exons ATGGCGAAAAACCAACCTCCACTTTCTGTCAAAGACGCCGTCTACAGAATCCAACTCTCCCTTCTCCAAGGCGTTGCCAATGAGAACCAGCTTTCCACTGCTGGCTCCGTCATCTCCCGCTCCGACTACAACGACGTCGTTACCGAGCGAGCTCTCGCTAACCTCTGCGGTAACCCTCTTTGCTCCAAACCCCTTCCTTCCGATCGACCTCGTAAGAGTCGTTACCGTATCTCACTCAAGGAGCACAAGGTCTATGATCTCCAGGAGACTTATATGTATTGCTCCTCCGATTGTGTGGTCAATAGCGGTACCTTTGGTAGGAGTTTGAACGAAGAAAGGTGTTCGATTTTGGATTCTTCCAAGATTGATGCGGTTTTGGCGTTGATTGGGGATTCGagttcgaaaaatgaagtgggTTTAGGTAAAGATGGGGATTTGGGTTTTTCTAAGCTAACGATTAAGGAGAATACAGAAACCCACGATGGGAAATTGAATTTGGAGGATTGGGCTGGTCCTTCTAATGCGATTGAAGGTTATGTACCGCAGAGAGAACGGAATTTCAAGTCGGTGGGTTCGAAAATTTCCAAGAAAG GGTCTAAAGCTAAAAATCCGGTTCTTATCAATGACATGGAGTTCTCGAGTACTCTTTTCACAGAAGTTGAATATACCGTGTCCAAAACACCATTGAGCTCAAAAAATACCGGTTTTGATATTCAACTAAAAGAACCACAAGAAAAGTTGGGGAAGAAGACTGAAAATCAGTTTACTTTATTGGACACATCGTTTAATCCCATGAGCAGTGATTTAGAAACGAAAACCAAACAAATGGAAGTGGGGAGTTGTAAAGCTGTTTCAAGAGATGAGCTTGGTATTCAGGAGATGCCTTCAACTTCAGCGTCTTCCCAACTTGGCTCGCATTCAAGCTCTGAAAAAGTAGGAGAGGTATCTCATAAAGTGACTGGAGCTACTCTTAAATCGTCTCTAAAAGCTTCTCGGAAAAACAAACTTAGTCGCTCTGTTACATGGGCTGATGAGAAATCTGATAGCTGCGGGAAAAGTAATCTTTGCGAGGTTAGAGAAATTGAAGATAAAAAAGAAGCTACTTCTATATTAGGCAAGAAAGGCAAAGTTCCTCTTAAACCTTCGGGGTCACTGAAAGCTGGTACCTCCATGTCTTGGGCTGGTGAAAATTGTGATACCAAAGTGTGTAAAGATGCTTATGAGGTTAGAGAAATAAAAGATTTGAATCAAACTTCTGATATGCTTAGTATGGACATTGGAGATGGTGACGTGTTGCGCCTTGCATCAGCAGAGGCTTGTGTAAATGCATTGAATGAGGCATCAGAAGCTGTTTCCGCTGGAGAATTTGAAGTCAGTGATGCAA TGTCTGAAGCTGGAATTATTATATTACCTCATCCAGAGGATGCAAATGGAGGAGTGTCTTTGGAGGACAAAGATACATCTGAACCAGAAAAAGCTCCTTCGAAATGGCCAAAAAAACCCGTAAATCAGCATTCTGATGTGTTTAATCGCGAGGATTCTTGGTTTGATACGCCACCTGAGGGGTTTAGTTTAACA TTATCACATTTTGCACAAATGTGGAATGCACTATTTACATGGACGACATCATCCACTTTGGCTTATATATATGGAAGGGACGAAAGTGTTCATGAGGAGTATTTATCAGTTAACGGAAAGGAGTATCCTCAAAAGATTGCCTTAGGAGATGGTCGTTCTTCTGAAATCAAGCAAACTCTTGCTGGTTCTCTTGCTCGAGCCTTACCTGGACTTGTTGCTGACCTCAGGCTGCCAGTTCCAGTGTCTAGTTTGGAGCAAGGAATG GGGCgtttattggaaacaatgtcttTTGTTGATGCACTGCCACCATTCAGAATAAAGCAATGGCAAGTAATTGTCCTTCTCCTCATTGAGGCTCTCTCTGTCTTTAGACTTCCTGCACTTACACCACACATGACAAATCAAAGGGTGTTGTTCCATAAG GTACTGGATGGTGCCCAAATTAGTGCTGCAGAGTACGAGATTATGAAGGATTTGATGCTACCGCTTGGCGGAACTCCCCATTTCTCAGATCAGAACGGGGTGCTTAACGAAAGAACTTAG